One segment of Sesamum indicum cultivar Zhongzhi No. 13 linkage group LG4, S_indicum_v1.0, whole genome shotgun sequence DNA contains the following:
- the LOC105161033 gene encoding protein BTR1: MAMEGGKSPYSAAASEVQQNQSSPRKSTPPPDNVEKETHLRFLLSNAEAGSVIGKGGSTINDIQSQSGARIQLSRNFECFPGTSDRIIMVSGTVDNILNAVNLILSKLLDEFYAEDGGEVDPESKTRLVVPNSSCGGIIGKGGAIIRSLMEDSRASIKISPQDNYYPGLHDRLVTVAGALGEQMRAIELILLKLVEDQYYHQYANAPFPYAAFGGVNYGPNGVGGKYQNNRSTPIKEDRSSSVTIGIADEHIGIVVGRGGRNIMEMSQLSGARIKISERGDFMSGTSDRKVTITGSQRAIRLAESMISQKVASVRSGDGEA, encoded by the exons ATGGCAATGGAAGGTGGTAAATCTCCGTATAGTGCGGCGGCGTCTGAGGTCCAGCAGAATCAATCATCGCCTCGGAAATCAACGCCTCCACCAG ACAATGTAGAGAAGGAAACCCATCTTAGGTTCCTTCTATCAAATGCTGAAGCTGGTTCTGTAATAGGAAAAGGTGGTTCAACTATCAATGATATACAGTCACAATCTGGAGCGCGCATCCAGTTGTCACGcaattttgagtgttttcctGGCACGTCTGACAGGATTATCATGGTTTCCGGAACAGTTGATAACATATTAAATGCAGTCAATCTCATCCTCTCCAAATTGCTGGATGAG TTTTATGCCGAGGATGGTGGTGAAGTTGATCCTGAATCGAAAACTAGACTGGTTGTGCCCAACAGCTCTTGTGGTGGAATAATTGGGAAAGGTGGAGCCATCATAAG GTCGCTGATGGAAGACTCCAGAGCTAGTATTAAGATATCTCCCCAGGACAATTACTACCCCGGTTTGCATGATAGGCTAGTCACGGTGGCTGGTGCTTTAGGCGAACAAATGCGGGCGATTGAGTTAATCCTCCTGAAACTGGTAGAGGATCAGTACTACCATCAGTATGCAAATGCCCCGTTTCCTTATGCAG CATTTGGTGGGGTGAACTATGGACCAAATGGAGTCGGAGGGAAGTATCAGAACAACAGGTCCACCCCAATCAAG GAAGATAGAAGCAGTTCTGTGACTATTGGCATTGCGGATGAGCATATTGGGATAGTTGTTGGTCGTGGTGGAAGGAATATTATGGAGATGAGTCAG CTTAGCGGAGCTAGGATAAAGATATCTGAGAGGGGCGATTTCATGTCTGGCACATCAGATAG GAAAGTTACCATCACGGGATCTCAAAGAGCAATCCGTTTGGCCGAGTCCATGATCTCGCAGAAAGTCGCTTCTGTACGGAGCGGTGATGGAGAAGCCTGA